The following proteins are co-located in the Solanum pennellii chromosome 1, SPENNV200 genome:
- the LOC107021714 gene encoding F-box protein At3g07870-like: MACGNLMKLSEDVEIYIFIRLPVKSLMRFKSISKTLYVLIGSTTFANLHLIHATITKDELILLKHSTKEQSEEFKNVLSFISNISDNGFIPLQPDLNVPHLTNDYGSLFHHLIGPCHGLIALTDSVVTVLINPATRHYRQVPPCPFGCPKGYHRTIEGVGFGFVSILNDYKVVRLSDVFWDPPYGYAEGRDSKVDIYELSSDSWRELEPVEVPPIYYLSCSEMIYKEGVHWFASKEKVVILCFDIGTEIFRNMNIPDAFYSIRQSRYGLLVLNECLASICYNDPGCAIDPIQDFLHIWIMKEYGVSESWIKKYTIRSLNVESPLSFWKDQFLLVESKTGQLIYYDVNSDEWKEVGLQGYRTSLRVIVYTESISSIHSGREHATQVQRF, translated from the coding sequence ATGGCGTGTGgaaatttaatgaaattgtCGGAAGACGTTGAAATCTATATATTCATAAGGCTTCCAGTAAAATCACTCATGCGATTCAAGAGTATCTCAAAAACTTTATATGTTCTCATAGGATCCACCACATTTGCGAATCTTCATCTAATCCACGCAACAATTACAAAAGATGAATTAATTCTCTTGAAGCACTCCACCAAAGAACAATCAGAagaatttaaaaatgttttgtcttttatttcaaatattagtGATAATGGTTTTATTCCTCTTCAACCAGATCTAAATGTGCCACATCTAACCAATGATTATGGTAGTTTATTTCACCATCTCATAGGTCCTTGCCATGGTTTGATTGCTTTAACGGATTCGGTTGTCACTGTCTTGATTAATCCAGCTACGAGACATTACCGACAAGTGCCACCTTGTCCTTTTGGTTGTCCCAAGGGCTACCATCGAACCATTGAAGGCGTTGGGTTTGGGTTCGTCTCAATTCTGAATGACTACAAAGTTGTAAGGCTTTCAGATGTTTTCTGGGATCCTCCTTATGGTTATGCTGAAGGTAGAGATAGCAAAGTTGATATTTATGAATTGAGTAGTGATTCTTGGAGAGAGCTCGAACCTGTAGAGGTGCCTCCCATATACTATTTATCTTGTTCTGAGATGATTTACAAAGAAGGGGTTCACTGGTTTGCAAGTAAAGAAAAAGTGGTGATTCTTTGTTTTGACATTGGAACAGAGATTTTTCGTAATATGAATATCCCAGATGCTTTTTATTCTATTAGGCAGTCACGTTATGGCCTTTTAGTCTTAAACGAATGTCTTGCATCAATTTGTTACAACGATCCAGGATGTGCAATTGACCCAATACAGGATTTTCTTCATATATGGATAATGAAGGAGTACGGTGTAAGCGAATCATGGATTAAAAAATACACAATTAGATCTCTTAATGTTGAATCCCCATTAAGTTTTTGGAAGGATCAGTTTTTGCTAGTTGAAAGCAAAACAGGGCAACTTATTTACTATGATGTTAATTCGGATGAATGGAAAGAAGTAGGGTTACAAGGTTATCGCACTAGTTTGAGAGTAATAGTTTACACGGAAAGCATAAGTTCAATTCATAGTGGACGCGAACATGCCACACAAGTACAAAGATTTTAG